GCCAACTACAAGGGTGTCTGCCCTTGCCCCTACAGCACCCACCCAGATGGTAGGCAGTGTGGTTATCGCAGTGTTTATTCATCCAAGAGTGCCTCCGCACCCATTTGCTACTCAATTACAGTTACTCCAAAGATGATTGAAGACTACAAGGATCGTTATAAACCCTAGAAAGCGCTTAGTTTTAATATTTAGAGGTATTATTTCCCGGTAAATTTAAGGAAATAGACGCTTGGCAGAAGAGAACGATAAGGACGAAGAGCGGTCGTTAGACCCCACCGAGCGGAGGCTTCAGAAAGCGCGTGAGGAGGGGCAGCTCCCTCAATCTAGAGACTTAACCACCTTTGCGATGTTGGCAGTTGTGCCCATGGCTTTTTTAGCATTTGGCCCACTCTTTATGGATCAAATGGTGCGCATGGTGAAGGGCGGCTTAACCTTTGGCGATCCTAATCGTATTTTGGACAACATTTTGCTTTGGGGTTCAGGTTCTCTCTTAACGTTTTGTGGCGTTCTCTTACTCATTGTGATTCCACTTTGGGTGATTTCCTTCTTGTCACCGTTAACCTTAGTAGCATTTAGGCCGTACTTTGTATTTAAATTCAATGGTAACCGCTTGGATCCCATTAGCGGCATGGGGCGCATGTTCTCGGTAAACACGCTCGTTGAGTTGCTTAAGAATATTTTCAAAGCCTCATTATTGCTATCGGTTGGCTTAACTTACATGATTGGGTTGTGGGGTAGTCTGACAATGATTGCTAATCAAGATATCAATGTTGCCTTTACGGAATCTTACAAATTGATTGTTTACGGCTTCCTTTTTTTATTGATGCCGATGATTTTGATTGCTTTTGGGGACACCTTCTTTCAGTGGTTTAACTTCCGCAAACAAATGCGTATGTCACAAGAAGAAATGAAGCAAGAGATTAAAGAGTCTGAGGGCTCTCCTGAGATGCGTGCAAGGATCCGTCAAAAACAAAGACAGCTTTCTACCTCAAGAATGATGGCGGCAATTGAAAAGGCAGACGTAGTGCTGGCCAACCCGGATCACTATTCAGTGGCTATTCGCTATGACCAGGAGAAGATGGCCGCTCCAGTAGTTGTGGCCAAAGGCTCGGATGATGTTGCGCTACGTATTCAGGATATTGCAAAAGATCATCAGGTGCCGATTGCGCGCATTCCACCGCTGGCACGTCTAATGTATTCGCGCCTAGAAATTGGTGAGGCTATTCCATTCCAGCTATTTGAGGCGGTTGCAAAAGTATTGGCTTGGGCTTATGAGATGAAGCAGGAGTCGGGCAGTCTTGATTTGCCAGATGTTGGACCGCTTCCAGAGTTAGAGCCAACAAAATTTCAGCGAGCTAGAGCTTAAATCCGGTTTTTATCTTCGGTTGGTGCAGCATTAGGAGCCACAATTTCCTCGCCGTCTTGAAGTGATTGATTGGCAGAGGGTGCGCTGGGTCGGCACACTTTATTAAACAGTATCTGATAAAAACTATTAGGCTCCACAGCGCGCCATTTGGCATAGGAGCTAGTGCTGATTAGCGGGAAACCGGGAATAGGGTATCCCTCACCCATTTCTTCAGTCATAAAGCTAAATGCAAGAGTTCTAATTTGAGAGTTCAGGCAGTTATTTTCTAGGAAAATTTTCTTAGAGCGGGTTACT
This genomic stretch from Polynucleobacter corsicus harbors:
- a CDS encoding EscU/YscU/HrcU family type III secretion system export apparatus switch protein: MAEENDKDEERSLDPTERRLQKAREEGQLPQSRDLTTFAMLAVVPMAFLAFGPLFMDQMVRMVKGGLTFGDPNRILDNILLWGSGSLLTFCGVLLLIVIPLWVISFLSPLTLVAFRPYFVFKFNGNRLDPISGMGRMFSVNTLVELLKNIFKASLLLSVGLTYMIGLWGSLTMIANQDINVAFTESYKLIVYGFLFLLMPMILIAFGDTFFQWFNFRKQMRMSQEEMKQEIKESEGSPEMRARIRQKQRQLSTSRMMAAIEKADVVLANPDHYSVAIRYDQEKMAAPVVVAKGSDDVALRIQDIAKDHQVPIARIPPLARLMYSRLEIGEAIPFQLFEAVAKVLAWAYEMKQESGSLDLPDVGPLPELEPTKFQRARA
- a CDS encoding surface-adhesin E family protein, which gives rise to MKKVRLTLLIALTLTSLNAAAEWSAIDEEKGVYFDTASIQTEGQLVKVWALQNYKKALPLGNKVTRSKKIFLENNCLNSQIRTLAFSFMTEEMGEGYPIPGFPLISTSSYAKWRAVEPNSFYQILFNKVCRPSAPSANQSLQDGEEIVAPNAAPTEDKNRI